A genome region from Sphingobacteriaceae bacterium GW460-11-11-14-LB5 includes the following:
- a CDS encoding phytoene synthase gives MKEIFDQLSADCSRLTTKLYSTSFSYGIYFLGKELRQPIHAIYGFVRLADEIVDSFHHYDKKFLLDKFKLDTFEALNLGISLNPILNSFQKVVNQYQIDQELIVLFLRSMEMDLSTLKYTPDLYNEYILGSAEVVGLMCLKVFTHGSSADYEQLKPYAMKLGSAFQKVNFLRDVKADHQTLSRNYFPNVNLALFCDHQKKQIEEEIEAEFATALIGIKLLPTASRNGVYLSYIYYKKLFAKIKRLSAEKIMTERIRISNTYKVGLMFDSIIRNKLNVI, from the coding sequence ATGAAAGAAATATTTGATCAACTATCTGCCGATTGTAGCCGGCTTACCACTAAGTTATATAGTACCAGCTTCTCTTATGGTATTTATTTTCTTGGTAAAGAACTGCGCCAACCTATACATGCTATTTATGGGTTTGTACGTTTAGCTGATGAAATTGTAGATAGTTTCCATCATTATGACAAGAAATTTTTATTAGATAAATTTAAACTCGATACTTTCGAGGCCCTCAACCTGGGCATTAGTTTAAACCCCATCTTAAATTCCTTTCAAAAGGTTGTCAATCAATACCAGATAGATCAGGAACTGATTGTTCTTTTTCTTAGGAGTATGGAGATGGATCTTTCGACACTAAAATATACTCCTGATCTTTACAACGAATATATCCTCGGCTCTGCAGAAGTGGTAGGCTTAATGTGTTTAAAGGTTTTTACCCATGGTAGCAGTGCAGATTACGAACAGTTGAAACCTTATGCCATGAAATTGGGTTCCGCATTCCAAAAGGTTAATTTTTTGAGGGATGTTAAGGCTGATCATCAAACACTTAGCCGGAATTATTTCCCTAACGTTAATTTAGCCCTTTTCTGTGATCATCAAAAAAAACAAATTGAAGAAGAAATTGAAGCAGAATTTGCAACCGCGTTAATCGGTATTAAGCTGTTGCCCACAGCTTCCAGAAATGGCGTATATTTGTCCTATATCTATTACAAAAAATTATTCGCGAAGATAAAGCGTTTAAGTGCTGAAAAAATTATGACTGAAAGGATCAGAATTTCGAACACATATAAAGTTGGTTTGATGTTTGATTCGATTATTCGTAATAAGTTAAATGTAATTTAA
- a CDS encoding KTSC domain-containing protein, with protein sequence MPSSVIKYFSYDAATATLKILFVTDMIYLYQNVPERVYKMLKASGSKGRYFNRHIKDKFEFQKLGEE encoded by the coding sequence ATGCCATCGTCAGTGATCAAATATTTTAGTTATGATGCGGCTACAGCAACATTGAAAATCCTCTTTGTAACCGATATGATTTATCTGTATCAAAATGTTCCTGAACGCGTTTATAAAATGTTAAAGGCTTCGGGATCGAAAGGGAGATATTTTAACAGGCACATTAAAGATAAATTTGAATTTCAGAAACTCGGGGAAGAATAA
- a CDS encoding isopentenyl-diphosphate delta-isomerase translates to MEEQVILVDEEDVPKGQMDKMEAHEKGILHRAFSVFIFNSKRELLLQQRAMSKYHSAGLWTNTCCSHPRIGESNIHAARRRLMEEMGMDCELNYLFKFTYKAIFEDGLTEHEVDHVFFGMSDELPVINRDEVETFKYMDLEALAQDIAVNPGAYTPWLRICLDKVVTHASTAKTKNGHTA, encoded by the coding sequence ATGGAAGAGCAAGTTATTCTGGTTGATGAGGAGGATGTGCCGAAAGGGCAGATGGATAAAATGGAAGCACACGAAAAAGGCATATTACACCGTGCTTTTTCTGTTTTTATTTTTAATTCTAAACGCGAACTGTTGCTGCAACAAAGGGCAATGAGCAAATACCATTCGGCAGGTTTATGGACGAATACCTGTTGCAGTCACCCCCGGATTGGAGAAAGTAATATCCATGCAGCAAGAAGAAGGTTGATGGAAGAAATGGGAATGGATTGCGAATTGAATTACCTGTTTAAATTTACCTACAAGGCCATATTTGAGGACGGCTTAACGGAACATGAGGTAGACCATGTTTTTTTTGGCATGAGTGATGAATTGCCAGTGATAAACCGCGATGAAGTAGAAACTTTTAAGTATATGGATTTAGAGGCTTTGGCACAAGATATTGCCGTTAATCCGGGCGCTTACACGCCATGGTTAAGGATCTGTTTAGATAAAGTGGTCACACACGCATCAACGGCTAAAACAAAAAACGGGCATACAGCCTAA